The following are from one region of the Actinoplanes sp. L3-i22 genome:
- a CDS encoding GTP pyrophosphokinase family protein: MTTEHPQRGTLGAGDRQVARLHPLIFTAPEPEMPHHLRSELNTFLMVYRFGLAEIGTKINILAEELAHRGRGNPIEHVSPRLKTLGSIAAKARRIDCPLTIDDLRSRVRDIAGIRIVCGFVPDVYTVARMLTQQPDIHLVTTKDYIAEPKANGYRSLHLIVEIPVFLSDQVVAVPVEVQLRTVAMDFWASLEHKIYYKHDADVPPALRAELAAAAEDAARLDQRMERLHQEIHGPRH, from the coding sequence GTGACCACCGAGCATCCCCAGCGGGGAACCCTCGGCGCAGGTGACCGGCAGGTCGCGCGACTGCACCCGTTGATCTTCACCGCCCCGGAACCGGAAATGCCGCATCACCTGCGGTCCGAGCTGAACACGTTCCTGATGGTGTACCGGTTCGGCCTGGCCGAGATCGGCACGAAGATCAACATCCTGGCCGAGGAGCTCGCGCACCGCGGTCGCGGCAACCCGATCGAGCACGTCAGCCCGCGCCTGAAGACCCTGGGCAGCATCGCCGCCAAGGCGCGCCGGATCGACTGCCCGCTGACCATCGACGACCTGCGGTCCCGGGTCCGCGACATCGCCGGCATCCGGATCGTCTGCGGCTTCGTGCCGGACGTCTACACGGTCGCCCGGATGCTGACCCAGCAGCCGGACATCCACCTGGTCACGACGAAGGACTACATCGCCGAGCCGAAGGCGAACGGCTACCGCAGCCTGCACCTGATCGTGGAGATCCCGGTGTTCCTCTCCGACCAGGTCGTCGCGGTCCCGGTGGAGGTCCAGCTGCGCACGGTCGCGATGGACTTCTGGGCGAGCCTGGAACACAAGATCTACTACAAGCACGACGCCGACGTGCCGCCCGCGCTGCGCGCCGAGCTGGCCGCCGCGGCCGAGGACGCGGCCCGCCTGGACCAGCGGATGGAGCGCCTGCACCAGGAGATCCACGGCCCCCGGCACTGA
- a CDS encoding alpha/beta fold hydrolase, producing the protein MSGIGNEPVVVLVHGAFAESASWDGVLERLAEQGVTAVAAANPLRSLERDAAYVRDVVASLERPVVLAGHSYGGQVITQAAGRNPYVKGLVFVSAFAPDTGESALELSGRFPGSTLGDAVTARPLTEGGVELSIDVARFPEQFAADVDPEVAALMAATQRPVAERALAAGLVGEPAWRTLPSWFVWGDADRNIPAAALRFMAERAQGRELREIAGAGHALTVSQPGAVAETILKAVAG; encoded by the coding sequence ATGTCGGGGATCGGGAACGAGCCGGTCGTGGTGCTGGTGCACGGGGCGTTCGCGGAGTCGGCCAGCTGGGACGGGGTGCTCGAGCGGCTGGCCGAGCAGGGGGTGACCGCGGTGGCGGCGGCCAACCCGCTGCGGAGCCTGGAGCGCGACGCCGCGTACGTCCGGGACGTGGTCGCGTCGCTCGAACGGCCGGTGGTGCTGGCCGGGCACTCCTACGGGGGTCAGGTCATCACGCAGGCGGCGGGGCGGAATCCGTACGTCAAAGGCCTGGTCTTCGTCTCTGCCTTTGCCCCGGACACCGGGGAGAGCGCCCTGGAGCTCTCCGGGAGGTTCCCCGGCAGCACCCTCGGGGACGCGGTGACCGCGCGGCCGCTGACCGAGGGCGGGGTCGAGCTGTCGATCGACGTGGCCAGGTTCCCGGAGCAGTTCGCCGCGGACGTCGACCCCGAGGTGGCGGCGCTGATGGCCGCGACGCAGCGGCCGGTGGCCGAGCGGGCGCTGGCCGCCGGCCTGGTCGGCGAGCCGGCCTGGCGGACGCTGCCCAGCTGGTTCGTCTGGGGCGACGCGGACCGCAACATCCCGGCGGCGGCGCTGCGGTTCATGGCCGAGCGCGCTCAGGGCCGGGAGCTGCGCGAGATCGCCGGTGCCGGGCACGCCCTGACCGTCTCGCAGCCGGGCGCGGTCGCCGAGACGATCCTCAAGGCGGTCGCCGGCTGA
- a CDS encoding SAM-dependent methyltransferase has product MDCSGGLVSDSRLDTSRPHPARRYDYWLGGKDNFEADRESARQIEERMPLVRLTVHENRWFLHRAVRFLARQGIRQFLDIGTGIPTSPNTHEIAQEIDPTSRIVYADNDPLVLAHARALLAGDPRGRTAYLDADLRDPARILGDADLRQTLDLTRPVALMLIAILHFIRDAEDPRGILDTLIDALPDGSYVVATHVTLEYMTPEEYKAVRAVAEAQSQSRSGVELAELFARPDLTPVGPGVQSVSQWWAEDAPGPRPRVEDVACNGLIARVTRVNRSARRAARREW; this is encoded by the coding sequence ATGGACTGTTCGGGAGGGCTCGTGTCCGATTCGAGGCTGGACACCAGCCGGCCGCATCCGGCCCGGCGCTACGACTACTGGCTGGGCGGCAAGGACAACTTCGAGGCCGACCGGGAGTCCGCGCGCCAGATCGAGGAGCGGATGCCGCTGGTCCGCCTCACCGTGCACGAGAACCGCTGGTTCCTGCACCGCGCCGTGCGCTTCCTGGCCCGGCAGGGTATCCGGCAGTTCCTGGACATCGGCACCGGCATCCCGACCTCGCCGAACACCCACGAGATCGCCCAGGAGATCGACCCCACCAGCCGGATCGTCTACGCCGACAACGATCCGCTGGTGCTCGCCCACGCCCGCGCGCTGCTGGCCGGCGACCCGCGCGGCAGGACCGCCTACCTCGACGCCGACCTGCGCGACCCGGCCCGGATCCTCGGCGACGCGGACCTGCGGCAGACCCTGGACCTGACCCGGCCGGTCGCGCTGATGCTGATCGCGATCCTGCACTTCATCCGGGACGCGGAGGACCCGCGCGGCATCCTCGACACGCTGATCGACGCGCTGCCCGACGGCAGCTACGTGGTCGCCACACACGTCACCCTCGAATACATGACCCCGGAGGAGTACAAGGCGGTCCGCGCGGTCGCCGAGGCGCAGTCGCAGTCGCGCAGCGGGGTGGAGCTGGCCGAGCTCTTCGCCCGCCCCGACCTGACGCCGGTCGGCCCGGGCGTGCAGTCGGTCTCGCAGTGGTGGGCCGAGGACGCCCCCGGCCCGCGCCCGCGCGTCGAGGACGTCGCCTGCAACGGCCTGATCGCCCGGGTGACCAGGGTTAATCGGTCAGCGCGGCGGGCAGCTCGGCGCGAGTGGTGA
- a CDS encoding LuxR family transcriptional regulator, with protein sequence MIGRERELAALLELLSEARAGRAAAVVLRGEAGIGKSTLLAALERAAADTGFQALTCAGVQSEASIGMAGLHQLLHGAFDRVTALPPQQRDALRSAFGIGPDVSPDRLVLSVAVLSLLEDLAGDRPLLLVLEDVQWLDEPSLGMIAFVARRLRDVPVLIVATCRAEPPGPLGTLRLPEMVLDRLPDAAAAQVLGAANPALGSRARALVLDEAEGNPLALIELARGLAGRDPAEVSGVHPRLPLSARLERVFAGQVAALPGPAQDVLLIAAAITGSRLDELAAVAERLGLGLADLAPAEEAGLVRADEAELRFRHPLVRSAVYEAAARDRRVAVHEAVADVLTAGGDQPGAAWHRAAATTGADEAVAADLEQAAATLTTRGDTGAAARSWARAADLSATDADRARRFAHAAETGRMAGLNAAAARLAAAAIQTSDDPVVLARAALAEEVIGMITGVVNRDPLQVGSIARRAAAGATAERPEGAYLALALLFSTAMYCAAYGVGPDVRRRIVEDVRAVAGPVASQISIGALALLDPVAYGEAALTHLREIPATSSPTLVLSLALAAEPAHDWVLAARHIATGRERAREMRAVGDLTTGGVLLGRALAVQGRLTEALAAAEEGNRLAADLGEHFLNALGESIVANVHAWRGETEELAAALARSRALGTPIRVDMTVWQRWSQGLAELGAGRHWHAYIELTAACEIPNLGLLAIADLAEAACRAGYARPFAERLAEAREQTASFSSPLLRSLLLRAEGLLAEDDGEPCFRDALAVPGAADYPLQIARTRLVYGEWLRRQRRINEARAELAAAADAFRAAGARPWLARADAEARAAGVAVPETADLPRGAALTAQELQIARLAAEGRTNKEIADHLFLSHRTVGAHLYRVYPKLGISGRGALREAIAGLG encoded by the coding sequence GTGATCGGTCGTGAACGGGAACTCGCCGCACTGCTGGAGCTGTTGTCCGAGGCCCGGGCCGGCCGGGCCGCCGCCGTGGTGCTGCGCGGCGAGGCCGGCATCGGCAAGTCCACCCTGCTCGCCGCGCTGGAGCGGGCCGCCGCCGACACCGGCTTCCAGGCGCTGACCTGCGCCGGCGTGCAGAGCGAGGCGTCGATCGGGATGGCCGGCCTGCACCAGCTGCTGCACGGCGCGTTCGACCGGGTCACCGCCCTGCCCCCGCAGCAGCGCGACGCCCTGCGCAGCGCGTTCGGGATCGGCCCGGACGTGTCGCCGGACCGGCTGGTGCTGTCGGTGGCGGTGCTGAGCCTGCTGGAGGACCTGGCCGGGGACCGGCCGCTGCTGCTGGTGCTGGAGGACGTGCAGTGGCTCGACGAGCCGAGCCTCGGCATGATCGCGTTCGTCGCCCGCCGGCTGCGGGACGTGCCGGTCCTGATCGTCGCCACCTGTCGCGCCGAGCCGCCCGGCCCGCTCGGCACGCTGCGCCTGCCGGAGATGGTGCTGGACCGGCTGCCGGACGCGGCCGCGGCCCAGGTGCTCGGCGCGGCGAACCCGGCGCTCGGTTCGCGGGCCCGGGCGCTGGTGCTCGACGAGGCCGAGGGCAATCCGCTGGCCCTGATCGAGCTGGCCCGGGGCCTGGCCGGGCGCGACCCGGCCGAGGTGAGCGGGGTGCATCCCCGGCTGCCGCTGTCCGCGCGGCTCGAGCGGGTCTTCGCCGGGCAGGTCGCCGCCCTGCCCGGGCCGGCCCAGGACGTGCTGCTGATCGCCGCGGCGATCACCGGCTCGCGGCTGGACGAGCTGGCCGCGGTGGCCGAGCGGCTGGGCCTCGGCCTGGCCGACCTGGCGCCCGCCGAGGAGGCCGGCCTGGTCCGGGCGGACGAGGCCGAGCTGCGGTTCCGGCACCCGCTGGTCCGCTCGGCGGTGTACGAGGCGGCCGCCCGGGACCGGCGGGTCGCCGTCCACGAGGCCGTCGCCGACGTGCTCACCGCCGGTGGGGACCAGCCCGGCGCCGCCTGGCATCGCGCCGCCGCCACCACCGGGGCCGACGAGGCGGTCGCCGCGGATCTCGAGCAAGCGGCCGCGACCCTGACCACCCGGGGCGACACCGGCGCCGCGGCCCGCTCCTGGGCGCGCGCCGCCGACCTGTCGGCCACCGACGCGGACCGGGCCCGCCGGTTCGCCCACGCCGCCGAGACCGGCCGGATGGCGGGGCTCAACGCGGCCGCGGCTCGGCTGGCCGCCGCCGCGATCCAGACCTCGGACGACCCGGTCGTGCTGGCCCGGGCGGCCCTCGCCGAGGAGGTCATCGGCATGATCACCGGGGTGGTCAACCGCGATCCGCTGCAGGTGGGCTCGATCGCCCGGCGGGCCGCGGCGGGCGCGACCGCCGAGCGGCCCGAGGGTGCGTACCTGGCGCTGGCCCTGCTGTTCAGCACCGCGATGTACTGCGCCGCCTACGGCGTCGGGCCGGACGTGCGCCGGCGGATCGTCGAGGACGTGCGGGCGGTGGCCGGCCCGGTGGCGAGCCAGATCTCGATCGGCGCTCTCGCCCTGCTCGACCCGGTGGCGTACGGCGAGGCCGCCCTGACGCACCTGCGCGAGATCCCCGCGACGTCCAGCCCGACCCTGGTGCTGAGCCTGGCCCTGGCCGCCGAGCCGGCCCACGACTGGGTGCTCGCCGCCCGGCACATCGCCACCGGCCGGGAGCGGGCCCGGGAGATGCGCGCGGTCGGTGACCTGACCACCGGCGGCGTCCTGCTCGGCCGGGCGCTCGCCGTGCAGGGCCGGCTCACCGAGGCGCTGGCCGCCGCCGAGGAGGGCAACCGCCTCGCCGCCGACCTCGGTGAGCACTTCCTGAACGCGCTGGGCGAGTCGATCGTCGCGAACGTCCACGCGTGGCGCGGCGAGACCGAGGAGCTCGCGGCGGCGCTGGCCCGCAGCCGGGCGCTGGGCACCCCGATCCGGGTGGACATGACCGTGTGGCAGCGCTGGAGCCAGGGTCTGGCCGAGCTCGGCGCGGGCCGGCACTGGCACGCGTACATCGAGCTGACCGCGGCCTGCGAGATCCCGAACCTGGGGCTGCTGGCGATCGCCGATCTGGCCGAGGCGGCCTGCCGGGCCGGCTACGCGCGGCCGTTCGCCGAACGTCTCGCGGAGGCCCGGGAGCAGACCGCCTCGTTCTCCAGCCCGCTGCTGCGGTCGTTGCTGCTGCGCGCGGAGGGGCTGCTGGCCGAGGACGACGGCGAGCCGTGCTTCCGCGACGCGCTCGCGGTCCCGGGGGCGGCCGACTATCCGCTGCAGATCGCCCGGACCCGGCTGGTCTACGGCGAGTGGCTGCGCCGGCAGCGCCGGATCAACGAGGCCCGGGCCGAGCTGGCCGCCGCGGCCGACGCGTTCCGGGCGGCCGGCGCCCGGCCGTGGCTGGCCCGGGCCGACGCCGAGGCGCGCGCCGCCGGGGTGGCCGTGCCGGAGACCGCGGACCTGCCCCGCGGCGCCGCGCTGACCGCGCAGGAGCTGCAGATCGCCCGGCTCGCCGCCGAGGGCCGGACCAACAAGGAGATCGCCGACCACCTGTTCCTGTCGCACCGCACGGTCGGCGCCCATCTGTACCGGGTCTACCCGAAGCTCGGCATCAGCGGCCGCGGCGCGCTGCGCGAGGCGATCGCCGGGCTCGGCTGA
- a CDS encoding type II toxin-antitoxin system PemK/MazF family toxin — translation MGRILTGISGTLRRVSGRRTGPVPTDKRLVPTRERGRHLVYAPNLDGDADPGEIVWTWVEYEEDASKGKDRPVLVVGRDGRTLLGLMLSSQDERNGRRHWLALGPGEWDRDKRPSWLRLDRVLEVEETGIRREGAILDPMRFARVAAILKRNYNWK, via the coding sequence ATGGGCAGAATCCTCACGGGCATCTCGGGCACGTTGCGGCGGGTCAGCGGCCGGCGGACCGGTCCGGTCCCGACCGACAAGCGGCTGGTGCCCACCCGCGAGCGCGGCCGGCACCTGGTCTACGCGCCGAACCTGGACGGCGACGCCGACCCGGGCGAGATCGTCTGGACCTGGGTGGAGTACGAGGAGGACGCGAGCAAGGGCAAGGACCGCCCGGTCCTGGTCGTCGGGCGGGACGGGCGCACCCTGCTCGGCCTGATGCTCTCCAGCCAGGACGAGCGCAACGGCCGGCGGCACTGGCTGGCGCTCGGCCCCGGCGAGTGGGACCGCGACAAGCGGCCCAGCTGGCTGCGGCTGGACCGGGTCCTGGAGGTCGAGGAGACCGGCATCCGCCGCGAGGGCGCGATCCTGGACCCGATGCGCTTCGCCCGGGTCGCGGCGATCCTGAAACGGAACTACAACTGGAAGTGA